In the genome of Deinococcus yavapaiensis KR-236, one region contains:
- a CDS encoding Na+/H+ antiporter subunit E, with protein MRSFAIHVLLSVAWALFLGSVDLPNLAVGFVLGFAALVVFRRVLPTDTYIPRVLSVLGFLGYFVKELVVANVQVASFALKPEIALTPVIVAVPLRVESDAAIATLAATITLLPGTVAMGVSDDRRTLYAHAIGLPTLDAARASISAVEDRLLKFMR; from the coding sequence GTGAGAAGCTTCGCCATCCACGTCCTGCTGAGCGTCGCGTGGGCGCTGTTTCTCGGAAGCGTCGACCTTCCCAACCTCGCCGTCGGCTTCGTCCTCGGCTTCGCCGCCCTCGTCGTCTTTCGGCGCGTCCTCCCGACCGACACGTACATTCCCCGCGTCCTCTCCGTGCTCGGATTCCTCGGGTACTTCGTCAAGGAACTCGTCGTCGCGAACGTTCAAGTCGCCTCGTTCGCCCTCAAGCCCGAGATCGCCTTGACGCCCGTCATCGTCGCCGTGCCGCTTCGCGTGGAAAGCGACGCCGCCATCGCCACGCTCGCCGCCACCATCACCTTGCTGCCCGGCACGGTCGCGATGGGCGTGTCCGACGACCGACGTACCCTCTACGCCCACGCCATCGGCTTGCCCACCCTCGACGCCGCCCGAGCGTCCATCTCGGCCGTCGAGGATCGCCTGCTCAAGTTCATGAGGTGA
- the mnhG gene encoding monovalent cation/H(+) antiporter subunit G: MTEFLAQRDLPILIGAFFVLTAAIGVMRFPDLYTRLHASSKLVTLGSAGIFVGAMFEFASVEVAVRLLAILVFSFMTSPVSGYVIANAAYRRGLTPKLVSPEADEWNPPRADEGEAGSD; the protein is encoded by the coding sequence ATGACCGAGTTTCTCGCTCAGCGCGACTTGCCGATTTTGATCGGAGCGTTTTTCGTCCTCACGGCCGCCATCGGCGTCATGCGCTTTCCGGACCTCTACACCCGGTTGCACGCCAGCAGCAAGCTCGTGACGCTCGGATCGGCGGGCATCTTCGTGGGAGCGATGTTCGAGTTCGCGTCCGTGGAGGTCGCCGTACGCCTCCTCGCGATTCTCGTGTTCTCGTTCATGACGTCGCCCGTAAGCGGGTACGTCATCGCGAACGCCGCGTATCGGCGCGGCCTCACGCCGAAACTCGTCTCGCCGGAGGCCGACGAGTGGAATCCCCCTCGCGCCGACGAGGGGGAAGCGGGAAGCGACTGA
- a CDS encoding potassium channel family protein, whose protein sequence is MTAAALLGLALLLLLFWDVYTTVFVPRGPAGPIAGRLYDWSWIVWHRLVGHATRNARRRLARLGPLLIPLTVIVWAFTLLVAFTLLLLPWARTFQVDDTVAFPAWFNALYISAYSITTLGIGDVTPTGMIARLVMVFAAASGFVLITVAVTYLLAVYGALDRMTALAYEIHRFVGRNDAQTPADLVATALTTDGSSELNSWLSSTATALSEVVQSEDEFPLLHYFHQPDERALPIALTDLGEVVTILRTMVSPLAYPALAEGIITGGTERIVRGYFATLARRFETNSLPPGELEDARRGAFEHAWRVLQRKNIPLRDPNEAWHRYEQTRRHWDAPSARTRTRFGYPTRQEWRREESVVNFEG, encoded by the coding sequence ATGACCGCTGCCGCCCTCCTCGGCCTCGCGCTGCTGCTGCTCTTGTTTTGGGACGTGTACACGACCGTCTTCGTTCCGCGTGGCCCCGCCGGTCCGATCGCGGGGCGTTTGTACGATTGGAGTTGGATCGTGTGGCACCGTCTCGTCGGTCACGCCACGAGGAACGCGCGCCGCCGCCTCGCTCGCCTCGGCCCGCTTCTCATTCCCTTGACGGTCATCGTGTGGGCCTTCACGCTGCTCGTGGCGTTCACGTTGCTGCTGCTGCCGTGGGCGCGCACCTTTCAAGTCGACGACACGGTCGCGTTTCCCGCGTGGTTCAACGCCCTGTACATCTCCGCGTACTCCATCACGACGCTCGGCATCGGCGACGTCACCCCGACGGGCATGATCGCGCGCCTCGTGATGGTCTTCGCCGCCGCGAGCGGCTTCGTGCTCATCACGGTCGCCGTGACGTACCTGCTCGCCGTGTACGGAGCCTTGGACCGCATGACGGCCCTCGCGTACGAAATTCACCGCTTCGTGGGCCGCAACGACGCCCAGACGCCCGCCGACCTCGTCGCGACGGCCCTCACGACCGACGGATCGTCGGAGCTCAACAGTTGGCTGTCCAGCACGGCGACGGCGCTGTCCGAAGTCGTGCAGTCCGAAGACGAGTTCCCGCTGCTGCACTACTTTCACCAGCCTGACGAGCGCGCCTTGCCGATCGCCTTGACGGACCTCGGCGAGGTCGTCACGATCTTGCGCACCATGGTGTCGCCGCTCGCCTACCCTGCCCTCGCCGAAGGCATCATCACGGGAGGAACGGAACGCATCGTACGCGGTTACTTCGCGACCCTCGCGCGCCGCTTCGAGACGAATTCCTTGCCGCCCGGTGAATTGGAGGACGCGCGACGAGGCGCCTTCGAGCACGCGTGGCGCGTCCTTCAACGAAAGAACATTCCCTTGCGCGACCCGAACGAAGCGTGGCATCGCTACGAGCAGACGCGCCGCCATTGGGACGCGCCGAGCGCCCGGACGCGCACGCGGTTCGGGTACCCGACGCGTCAGGAATGGCGCCGAGAGGAAAGCGTGGTGAACTTCGAGGGGTGA
- a CDS encoding MnhB domain-containing protein, with amino-acid sequence MKHPDPILSTVARAVFFVVLLFAFHMLWRGHYSPGGGFIAGLIVSAALVLYRIAFGEAATRANLRVLLPWGIGLALLTGFVPFALGLPFLTSDHGSVETALTGKFAWATAFVFDVGVFLVVIGATMGVIRALTELPSEEVK; translated from the coding sequence GTGAAACACCCCGATCCCATCTTGTCGACCGTCGCGCGCGCCGTGTTCTTCGTCGTGCTGCTCTTCGCGTTCCACATGCTGTGGCGCGGTCACTACTCGCCCGGCGGCGGCTTCATCGCGGGCCTCATCGTCAGCGCGGCCCTCGTGCTGTACCGCATCGCGTTCGGTGAAGCCGCCACGCGCGCCAATTTGCGCGTGTTGCTGCCGTGGGGCATCGGCCTCGCGCTCCTGACCGGCTTCGTGCCCTTCGCGCTCGGCCTGCCGTTCTTGACGTCCGATCACGGCAGCGTCGAGACGGCCCTCACCGGCAAGTTCGCGTGGGCGACGGCGTTCGTGTTCGACGTCGGCGTGTTCCTCGTCGTGATCGGCGCGACGATGGGCGTCATCCGAGCGTTGACCGAACTGCCGAGCGAGGAGGTGAAGTGA
- the mbhE gene encoding hydrogen gas-evolving membrane-bound hydrogenase subunit E encodes MLLAVGTPFLGALIAALLGLRVRTWTALVPILALLPALLLAAGDERRETLTWVPTLSLDLAFRLDGFSRLFAVLIGVIGVLTTLYAASYLSARENLGRFHAYLLLFAGSMLGLVLSENLFATFAFWELTSVTSFLLIGFWNDRPASRDGAVKALIVTGAGGLCLLVAAVLIAIAGGSAVLSQIDVDALRSSPLFVPALVLVLLAAFTKSAQVPFHLWLPTAMEAPTPVSAFLHSATMVKAGIFLVAKLGFLFAGALWTGLVVGFGLLTLFWGAYLALRQTDLKALLAYSTVSQLGLIMALFGLNTPEARFVAVAHLLNHAVFKAALFYVVGIVDHETGTRRLQDLSGLARALPVTASVAFVAALSMAGVPPLGGFVSKELFFERALQTSGWLAGVAVLGSVFTFAYSLKFLSVFVGPTKAPRKLHEAPLGLLAPTLPLAALAVSFGVLPSTAEALSRVAASTLNFTDVEEHLALWHGFNPALGLSALTWGLGALLYRLRRPVDAAQEKLESVGDANRAYYGFFRLLGRFATSFTTATQGQRLPDQLRAILTAFAVLAGYGLIRAHLTLPPNLGSVPIAFVPIAVLLVAGGVGVLLAKDAINAIVFTGLTGFGVAAAFLLLRAPDLALTQLLVEAVTVILFLLVIRFLPPLARLPRVGLRPLWDVLLAGSVAAIVFAFVLLVQSPLRERISPYYLENAYDEAGGKNVVNVILVDFRAFDTLGEITVLAIVAVAVYALVKMRSRA; translated from the coding sequence ATGCTGCTCGCCGTAGGAACGCCCTTCCTCGGAGCGCTGATCGCGGCGCTGCTGGGCCTTCGCGTCCGAACGTGGACGGCCCTCGTTCCGATTCTCGCGTTGCTGCCCGCCTTGCTGCTCGCCGCAGGCGACGAGCGGCGCGAAACGCTCACCTGGGTGCCGACGCTGAGCCTCGACCTCGCCTTTCGCCTCGACGGCTTCTCGCGTCTGTTCGCCGTCCTCATCGGCGTGATCGGCGTGCTGACGACGCTGTACGCGGCGTCGTACCTGTCGGCGCGCGAGAACTTGGGGCGCTTCCACGCGTATCTGCTTCTCTTCGCGGGATCCATGCTGGGCCTCGTCTTGTCCGAGAACTTGTTCGCGACGTTCGCCTTCTGGGAACTCACGTCCGTCACGAGCTTCTTGTTGATCGGCTTTTGGAACGACCGCCCGGCGTCACGTGACGGCGCCGTGAAAGCCTTGATCGTGACGGGCGCGGGCGGTTTGTGCCTGCTCGTCGCGGCGGTCCTGATCGCCATCGCCGGGGGCAGCGCGGTCCTCTCGCAAATCGACGTGGACGCGCTGCGGTCCAGCCCGCTGTTCGTCCCGGCGCTCGTCCTCGTCCTGCTCGCCGCGTTCACGAAGTCCGCTCAAGTGCCCTTTCACTTGTGGCTTCCCACCGCCATGGAAGCGCCGACGCCCGTCTCGGCCTTTTTGCACTCGGCGACGATGGTGAAGGCGGGCATCTTCCTCGTCGCGAAGCTCGGCTTCCTGTTCGCCGGAGCGTTGTGGACCGGACTCGTCGTCGGCTTCGGCCTCCTGACGCTCTTCTGGGGCGCTTACCTCGCGCTGCGCCAAACGGACCTCAAGGCGTTGCTCGCCTACTCCACCGTGTCGCAACTTGGCCTCATCATGGCGCTGTTCGGCCTCAACACGCCCGAGGCTCGCTTCGTGGCGGTCGCGCACCTCCTGAACCACGCCGTCTTCAAGGCGGCTTTGTTCTACGTCGTCGGAATCGTCGATCACGAGACGGGCACGCGGCGACTGCAAGACCTCTCGGGCCTCGCGCGCGCCTTGCCGGTCACGGCGAGCGTCGCGTTCGTCGCGGCGCTCTCCATGGCGGGCGTCCCGCCCCTCGGCGGCTTCGTGTCGAAAGAACTCTTCTTCGAGCGCGCTTTGCAGACGAGCGGATGGCTGGCAGGCGTCGCGGTGCTCGGCAGCGTGTTCACCTTCGCGTACAGCCTGAAGTTCTTGTCGGTGTTCGTCGGACCGACGAAGGCGCCCCGGAAGCTTCACGAAGCGCCGCTCGGCCTGCTCGCCCCGACGCTGCCCCTCGCCGCGCTCGCCGTGTCGTTCGGCGTGCTGCCGAGCACCGCCGAGGCGCTGTCGCGCGTCGCCGCTTCCACCTTGAACTTCACCGACGTCGAGGAGCACCTCGCGCTTTGGCATGGCTTCAATCCCGCGCTGGGCCTGTCCGCGCTGACGTGGGGGCTCGGAGCCTTGCTCTACCGCTTGCGGCGTCCCGTGGACGCCGCTCAAGAGAAGCTGGAGAGCGTCGGGGACGCGAACCGCGCGTACTACGGCTTCTTTCGCCTGCTCGGGCGCTTCGCGACGAGCTTCACGACCGCCACGCAAGGGCAGCGTCTGCCCGACCAGTTGCGCGCGATCCTCACGGCGTTCGCCGTGCTCGCCGGGTACGGCCTGATTCGCGCCCACCTCACCTTGCCGCCGAATCTCGGTTCCGTGCCGATCGCGTTCGTGCCGATCGCCGTGCTGCTCGTCGCGGGCGGCGTGGGGGTGCTGCTCGCCAAGGACGCGATCAACGCCATCGTCTTCACCGGCCTCACGGGCTTCGGCGTCGCCGCCGCGTTTTTGCTGCTGCGCGCGCCCGACCTCGCCCTCACGCAACTGCTCGTCGAAGCGGTGACGGTCATCTTGTTCCTGCTGGTGATTCGCTTCCTGCCGCCCCTCGCGCGGTTGCCGCGCGTCGGCCTCCGACCGCTGTGGGACGTGCTGCTGGCCGGAAGCGTCGCCGCCATCGTCTTCGCGTTCGTGCTGCTCGTCCAGTCCCCGCTGCGAGAACGCATCAGTCCGTACTATCTCGAGAACGCCTACGACGAGGCGGGCGGCAAGAACGTCGTGAACGTGATCCTGGTGGACTTCCGCGCCTTCGACACCCTCGGCGAGATCACCGTCCTCGCGATCGTCGCCGTCGCCGTGTACGCCCTCGTGAAAATGCGGAGCCGCGCGTGA
- a CDS encoding monovalent cation/H+ antiporter complex subunit F has protein sequence MFIDLALVVVGLATILVTFRVLIGPTWGDRIMAFDFLSVNMTLLFVLLALRFGYHDFLDAALVLALLGFLSTVALARYMLLGRVMK, from the coding sequence GTGTTCATCGATCTCGCCCTCGTCGTCGTCGGTCTTGCCACCATTCTCGTGACCTTCCGCGTCCTGATCGGCCCCACGTGGGGCGACCGCATTATGGCCTTCGACTTTCTGAGCGTCAACATGACCTTGCTGTTCGTTCTGCTCGCCTTGCGCTTCGGCTACCACGACTTCCTCGACGCGGCCCTCGTCCTCGCCCTGCTCGGCTTCCTGAGCACCGTCGCCCTCGCGCGCTACATGCTCCTCGGCCGAGTGATGAAGTGA
- a CDS encoding Na+/H+ antiporter subunit C, giving the protein MEVLYAGLTAFLVGTGVYLLLSRAILRVVLGLAFVSYGVNLAILATGGLRLDAPPLLSVEGPYVDPLPQALILTAIVIGFGTTALLLTLAVRTHHATGKDDVAAFEDELQRDAVDEGQVADPEHPTNPELPADVDADAPILAPSGGRS; this is encoded by the coding sequence ATGGAAGTGCTGTACGCGGGCCTCACCGCCTTCCTCGTCGGGACGGGCGTGTACCTGCTGCTGTCACGCGCCATCTTGCGCGTCGTCCTCGGCTTGGCGTTCGTGTCGTATGGAGTGAACCTCGCCATCCTCGCCACGGGCGGACTGCGCCTCGACGCGCCTCCCCTCCTGAGCGTCGAGGGACCGTACGTCGACCCCCTGCCGCAAGCCCTCATCTTGACGGCCATCGTGATCGGCTTCGGCACGACCGCCTTGCTGCTCACCCTCGCCGTTCGCACGCACCACGCGACGGGCAAGGACGACGTCGCCGCCTTCGAGGACGAACTGCAGCGAGACGCCGTCGACGAAGGCCAAGTCGCCGATCCCGAGCACCCCACCAACCCCGAACTTCCCGCGGACGTCGACGCGGACGCGCCGATCCTCGCGCCAAGCGGCGGTCGCTCGTGA
- a CDS encoding GNAT family N-acetyltransferase: MIVREVRGPDEAVLVEELQIVTWGRNEREVVPRGMLIATQMQGGLLAGAFEEGEMIGFVLGFPTSRSTVQHSHMLAVTPAARGRGVALALKRYQREWCLERGIDIVEWTFDPLRVVNAHFNLHRLGATVRRYLPHLYGEMSGINAGVDSDRVLASWNLVSEHVERAVRGERPRPGGLGVVINEDAPHGFDRATLGPRLLVRIPEDFGEIVREDREAARAWRRHGRDVLSHLFEEGYAITDFSREANAHVLTRV, encoded by the coding sequence GTGATCGTCCGCGAGGTGCGAGGGCCGGACGAGGCGGTCCTCGTGGAGGAACTCCAGATCGTCACGTGGGGCCGCAACGAGCGCGAAGTCGTTCCGAGGGGCATGCTGATCGCCACGCAGATGCAAGGCGGTCTGCTGGCGGGCGCGTTCGAGGAAGGCGAGATGATCGGTTTCGTTCTCGGCTTTCCGACGTCACGGTCGACGGTGCAGCACTCGCACATGCTCGCCGTGACGCCCGCGGCGCGAGGGCGCGGCGTCGCCCTCGCGCTCAAGCGCTACCAGCGCGAGTGGTGCTTGGAGCGCGGCATCGACATCGTCGAGTGGACGTTCGATCCGTTGCGCGTCGTGAACGCCCACTTCAATTTGCACCGCCTCGGCGCGACCGTGCGTCGTTACCTGCCGCACTTGTACGGCGAGATGAGCGGCATCAACGCGGGCGTCGATTCGGATCGCGTGCTCGCCTCGTGGAATCTCGTGTCGGAGCACGTCGAGCGCGCCGTACGAGGAGAGCGGCCGCGACCCGGCGGGCTCGGCGTGGTGATCAACGAGGACGCGCCGCACGGCTTCGACCGCGCGACGCTCGGGCCGCGCTTGCTCGTGCGCATTCCCGAGGATTTCGGCGAGATCGTGCGCGAGGACCGCGAGGCGGCCCGAGCGTGGCGGCGGCACGGACGAGACGTCTTGTCGCACCTGTTCGAGGAAGGCTACGCGATCACGGACTTCTCGCGCGAAGCGAACGCGCACGTCCTCACTCGCGTGTGA
- a CDS encoding proton-conducting transporter membrane subunit: MNAVLLPILIPLTSAVLLLVLRGRDARFAVSLLSAALTVAASAALLSATLNGEAPSSNLGGWAAPFGIAVVADGLSAISVTAASLVALLTVLLSRGTTDERRERFGHHALLHLLFAGVNQSFLTGDLFNLFVAFEVMLVASYALMVLGNDVGQLREGFRYVVFNLLVSAVFVVAAGFAYGLLGTLNFADLALRSAPLGPNASVTALTLLLMFVFASKTALFPLSFWLPGAYPEPPPAVSAYFAAVLTKVGAYALIRLLTTVFPTEPHVTHTIVLVLGSATVLVGALGALSQRTWRSILSFTVVSSVGYLGVGLGLNSPDALTATVFYLAQSMLVTFGLFAVAALAERFTGTESVVTGGLLSRSPLLAAAYFVGLLALVGLPPTSGFVAKLGLVRAAAEVGTSLAFLGIGAILLGSFLTLVTLASVWRSAFWGESRRAAPAGRFLTATTLVAGAVTASLIVVSGPLYASADRIAAELANPGEYAREVLP, from the coding sequence GTGAACGCGGTGCTGCTGCCCATCCTGATTCCGCTGACGTCGGCGGTGCTGCTGCTCGTCCTGCGCGGGCGCGACGCGCGCTTCGCCGTGTCGTTGCTGTCGGCGGCGCTCACGGTCGCCGCGAGCGCGGCCCTGTTGTCCGCCACCCTCAACGGCGAGGCCCCGTCGTCCAATCTCGGCGGCTGGGCCGCGCCCTTCGGCATCGCGGTGGTCGCCGACGGCCTCTCGGCGATCAGCGTGACCGCCGCGTCCCTCGTGGCGCTCCTGACCGTCCTCTTGTCGCGCGGCACGACCGACGAACGGCGCGAACGGTTCGGACATCACGCCCTGCTTCACCTGCTGTTCGCCGGGGTCAACCAATCCTTTCTCACGGGCGACCTGTTCAACCTCTTCGTGGCCTTCGAGGTGATGCTCGTCGCGTCCTACGCCTTGATGGTCCTCGGCAACGACGTCGGGCAACTGCGCGAAGGCTTTCGGTACGTCGTCTTCAACCTGCTCGTGTCCGCCGTGTTCGTCGTCGCCGCCGGATTCGCGTACGGCCTGCTCGGCACCCTCAACTTCGCCGACCTCGCGCTTCGAAGCGCGCCGCTCGGCCCCAACGCCAGCGTCACCGCCCTCACCTTGCTGCTGATGTTCGTCTTCGCCTCGAAGACCGCGTTGTTTCCCCTGTCCTTCTGGCTTCCCGGCGCCTACCCCGAGCCGCCTCCCGCCGTCAGCGCGTACTTCGCCGCCGTTCTCACGAAAGTCGGCGCGTACGCTTTGATTCGCCTGCTCACGACCGTCTTCCCGACCGAGCCGCACGTGACGCACACGATCGTGCTCGTCCTTGGAAGCGCCACCGTCCTCGTGGGCGCCCTCGGCGCCTTGTCGCAACGCACGTGGCGGTCCATCTTGTCCTTCACGGTCGTTTCGTCCGTCGGTTACCTCGGCGTCGGCCTCGGATTGAACTCCCCGGACGCCTTGACCGCCACCGTCTTCTACCTCGCGCAGAGCATGCTCGTCACCTTCGGCCTGTTCGCCGTCGCCGCGCTCGCCGAGCGCTTCACGGGCACCGAGAGCGTCGTCACGGGCGGCTTGCTGAGCCGCTCTCCGCTGCTCGCCGCCGCGTACTTCGTCGGTCTGCTCGCCCTCGTCGGCTTGCCGCCCACGAGCGGCTTCGTGGCCAAGCTTGGCCTCGTTCGCGCCGCCGCCGAGGTCGGCACCTCCCTCGCCTTCCTCGGCATCGGCGCGATCCTCCTCGGAAGCTTTCTCACGCTCGTCACCCTCGCGAGCGTGTGGCGCTCGGCCTTTTGGGGCGAGTCCCGGCGCGCCGCGCCCGCGGGCCGCTTCCTCACCGCGACGACCCTCGTCGCGGGAGCCGTCACGGCGTCCCTGATCGTCGTGTCCGGCCCACTTTACGCGTCCGCCGACCGGATCGCCGCCGAACTCGCGAATCCCGGCGAGTACGCCCGCGAGGTGCTGCCGTGA
- the menC gene encoding o-succinylbenzoate synthase encodes MIQIESATLRLLELPLKFRFETSFGVQTKRTILLLTLHADGVEGHGEGVMETLPIYREETVASAEYLLRDVFLPRVLGKTLTSPHDIEGLLAPFRGNRMAKAALEMATWDVYARSLGVPLKDLLGGTRSSVPVGVSLGIQKDEEATVDLVRRHVEQGYKRIKLKIKPGWDVVPVRAVREAFPNLTMTVDANSAYKLSDTRVFAALDEVGLDYIEQPLAYDDLHDHAKLQAMIATPLCLDESILTAHDARKALETGAGRVINVKPARCGGHAESVKIHAVASSHGVPLWMGGMLEAGVGRAHNIHLASLPGFSKPGDVSSASRYWEEDIVNEALEAQGGEMPVPSGAGIGVTLNEDVLSRVTVRHEEVRAP; translated from the coding sequence ATGATTCAAATCGAGTCGGCGACTTTGCGCCTGTTGGAATTGCCGTTGAAGTTCCGCTTCGAGACGAGCTTCGGCGTGCAGACGAAACGCACGATCCTGCTGCTCACCTTGCACGCCGACGGCGTGGAGGGACACGGCGAGGGCGTCATGGAGACCTTGCCGATCTACCGTGAGGAAACCGTGGCGAGCGCGGAGTACCTGCTGCGCGACGTGTTCTTGCCGCGCGTCCTCGGCAAGACGTTGACCTCGCCGCACGACATCGAAGGGCTGCTCGCGCCGTTTCGAGGCAACCGCATGGCGAAGGCGGCCTTGGAGATGGCGACGTGGGACGTGTACGCGCGGTCACTCGGGGTGCCTCTCAAGGATTTGCTGGGCGGCACGCGGTCGAGCGTGCCCGTCGGCGTGTCCCTCGGCATTCAGAAGGACGAGGAGGCGACCGTGGACCTCGTGCGGCGTCACGTCGAGCAAGGGTACAAGCGCATCAAGCTCAAGATCAAACCCGGCTGGGACGTCGTGCCCGTGCGCGCGGTGCGCGAGGCCTTCCCGAACCTCACGATGACCGTCGACGCGAACTCGGCGTACAAGCTGTCGGACACGCGGGTGTTCGCGGCGCTCGACGAGGTGGGCCTCGACTACATCGAACAGCCCCTCGCGTACGACGACTTGCACGATCACGCGAAGCTTCAGGCGATGATCGCGACGCCGCTGTGCCTCGACGAGAGCATCCTGACCGCGCACGACGCGCGCAAGGCGCTCGAGACGGGAGCGGGACGCGTGATCAACGTCAAGCCCGCTCGCTGCGGCGGTCACGCGGAAAGCGTGAAGATCCACGCGGTCGCTTCGAGTCACGGAGTGCCGCTTTGGATGGGCGGGATGTTGGAGGCGGGCGTCGGGCGGGCGCACAACATCCACTTGGCGAGCCTGCCGGGCTTCTCGAAGCCGGGCGACGTGTCGAGCGCGAGCCGTTATTGGGAGGAAGACATCGTGAACGAGGCGCTCGAAGCTCAGGGCGGCGAGATGCCCGTCCCGAGCGGCGCGGGCATCGGCGTGACGTTGAACGAGGACGTGTTGTCGCGCGTCACGGTGCGCCACGAGGAGGTGCGCGCGCCGTGA
- a CDS encoding glycoside hydrolase family 2 protein translates to MHDDPHYPRPQLRRPEWRDLSGPWRFAFDDENSWRAPGDATFDREIQVPFPPESELSGLRETGYHAVVWYARRVDLSEAERPVRGERRLVLHFGAVDYRASVWVDGHLVATHEGGHTPFSADISEAVGRADGFEVVVRAEDDPRDLAQPRGKQDWQEVPHVIWYHRTTGIWQTVWLEVVPDMFVERLKFLPDVDRGELRLTARFNRDVSADASVHVKASLRGNVLARQVVYADGREAHAVLGLRHTSGTPERHDLLWSPKRPNLIDVEIELRDASGAVIDRVESYAGLRSAEVRDGQFLLNGFPYYLRLVLAQNYWPQSHLAAPSPGHLQREVELVKELGFNGVRIHQKIEDPRFLYWCDRVGLVVWGEIANAYVFDEDAQLRLTSEWLEAVRRDFNHPCVVAWVPLNESWGVPNLERDALQRHFVKGLYHLTKSLDPTRPVIGNDGWQHVAGDILGIHDYAFTGDVLRERYGSHEQLAHTFERVQPHFRRILTDGHTRRGEAVMLTEFGGLSLRPAESERWWGYGTVGSPDELLEKYRELVAAVLESNVLMGFCYTQLTDTEQETNGLLRADRTPKVDPAKLRAVNVGFAHSVPGDVINEIHTDAQRRDADLRKNTE, encoded by the coding sequence ATGCACGACGATCCGCACTACCCTCGCCCGCAACTGCGCCGCCCCGAGTGGCGCGACTTGTCCGGCCCGTGGCGCTTCGCGTTCGATGACGAGAACTCGTGGCGCGCTCCGGGCGACGCGACCTTCGACCGGGAAATCCAAGTGCCCTTCCCGCCCGAAAGCGAGCTCAGCGGTCTGCGCGAGACGGGTTACCACGCGGTCGTGTGGTACGCGCGGCGCGTGGACTTGAGCGAGGCCGAGCGGCCCGTTCGAGGCGAGCGGCGCCTCGTGCTTCACTTCGGCGCCGTGGATTACCGAGCGAGCGTGTGGGTGGACGGGCACCTCGTCGCCACGCACGAAGGCGGGCACACGCCGTTCTCGGCCGACATCTCCGAGGCGGTAGGGCGCGCCGACGGCTTCGAGGTCGTCGTGCGCGCCGAGGACGATCCGCGCGACCTCGCCCAGCCGCGCGGCAAGCAGGACTGGCAGGAAGTGCCGCACGTCATCTGGTATCACCGCACGACGGGCATTTGGCAGACGGTGTGGCTGGAAGTCGTTCCGGACATGTTCGTGGAGCGACTGAAGTTTTTGCCCGACGTGGACCGCGGCGAGTTGCGCCTCACGGCGCGCTTCAACCGCGACGTCTCGGCGGACGCGTCGGTGCACGTCAAGGCGAGCTTGCGCGGCAACGTCCTCGCTCGGCAAGTCGTGTACGCCGACGGGCGCGAGGCGCACGCGGTCCTCGGGCTTCGTCACACGTCGGGCACGCCCGAGCGGCACGACTTGCTGTGGTCTCCGAAGCGCCCGAACCTCATCGACGTCGAGATCGAGTTGCGCGACGCCTCGGGCGCGGTGATCGACCGCGTCGAAAGCTACGCGGGCTTGAGAAGCGCCGAGGTGCGCGACGGGCAGTTTCTGCTCAACGGCTTTCCTTACTACCTGCGGCTCGTCCTCGCGCAGAACTACTGGCCGCAAAGCCACCTCGCCGCGCCTTCGCCCGGTCACTTGCAGCGTGAAGTGGAGCTCGTGAAGGAGCTCGGCTTCAACGGCGTGCGCATCCACCAGAAGATCGAGGACCCACGCTTCTTGTATTGGTGCGACCGCGTCGGACTCGTGGTGTGGGGTGAGATCGCCAACGCGTACGTGTTCGACGAGGACGCGCAACTTCGCCTCACGAGCGAGTGGCTGGAGGCGGTGCGGCGCGACTTCAATCACCCGTGCGTCGTCGCGTGGGTGCCGCTCAACGAGTCCTGGGGCGTGCCGAACCTCGAGCGGGACGCGCTGCAGCGGCATTTCGTGAAGGGCCTGTACCACCTCACGAAGTCCTTGGATCCCACTCGGCCCGTGATCGGCAACGACGGCTGGCAGCACGTCGCGGGCGACATCCTCGGCATTCACGACTACGCCTTCACGGGCGACGTGCTGAGGGAACGCTACGGCTCGCACGAGCAGCTCGCGCACACCTTCGAGCGCGTTCAACCGCACTTCCGCCGCATCCTCACCGACGGCCACACCCGCCGAGGCGAGGCCGTCATGCTCACGGAATTCGGCGGCCTCAGCTTGCGGCCCGCCGAAAGCGAACGCTGGTGGGGATACGGAACGGTCGGCAGCCCCGACGAACTGCTGGAGAAGTACCGCGAACTCGTCGCGGCCGTGCTGGAGTCGAACGTCTTGATGGGATTTTGCTACACGCAGCTCACGGACACGGAGCAGGAAACGAACGGCTTGTTGCGCGCCGACCGCACGCCGAAGGTGGACCCCGCGAAGCTTCGCGCCGTCAACGTGGGCTTCGCGCACTCGGTGCCGGGCGACGTCATCAACGAGATCCACACGGACGCGCAACGAAGAGACGCGGACCTTCGCAAGAACACCGAGTAA